DNA from Palaemon carinicauda isolate YSFRI2023 chromosome 23, ASM3689809v2, whole genome shotgun sequence:
TAGAGTACATGTTGTAAATCTTGCTTTGATACACCTCCTTCTCATGAATGACCATTTTAGAATTAGTGAAGAGTCAAcagaactactactactaacttCAGACTTCATAGAATCCCTTGAGTAAATGAAAGTGAGTTAACCTTTTCTACTAATCAAAATACTAAAAGATTGATTTTCCTTTGACCTGCAGGGTGACTCGCTATACCGTCGATAGTACGTCAGGCTACCGTGCAGTCGTTAGCGAAGAACCCGGAGAGGAGGTAGGGACCTATTACAGAAACAGCCTCGAGGAATCTGAATCATCTCAAGGCAGCCTCAGTAACTTTGGAAATCAGCAATCATTTAGTAGCTTCCAGGCTGGGAACCAGAAATTTGGGGATTTCCAAGGTGCAACTACTTCTCAAGGAAACCAACAGTCATTCAACACTTTCCAAGCTGCCAACCAGAGATTCGATAACTCCCGAGACAGATTCACCAGTCAAGGAAATCAACAGTCGCTTAACAACTTCCAAGCTGGAAATCAGAGATTCGATAACTCCCGCGATAGATTCACCAGTCAAAGAAATCAACAGTCTTTTAACAGCCTCCAAGATGGAAACCAGAGATTTGGAAGCACTGGCAGTTCTGTATCTCAAGGATTCAGCGGTTCATTGAATCAAAATCAAGGCTTCGGTGCATCACAGAACCAGAATCAAGGAATAACCATCTCTCAAACACAAAGACTCAGTGATTCCCAGAGTTTCCAAAATCAGCCATTCACTGGCATCCAAACTTCCCAGAATGCAGGATTCAGTACCTCCCAGAATGCAGGAATTAGCTCCCAGAATCAGAGATTTAATGCTGGATTAAACAGGGAACAGACATTCCAAAGTCAGTCATTCAACAATGCACAAGGTTCCCAAAATAGAGGACAGGCTGGAACACAGGAATTCCAGGTTCAAGGGTTCACTCAGAATATCCAGAACCCTAGCTCAAACACAAATTTCAATTCACAAACTCAAGTATCTTTTGGATCTCAAAACAACCAAGGTCAAGGTTTCAGTAGCCGACCAAGTCTTCAAGGCCAAAATGTAAGGTTTAGCGATTCTCAAAACTTCCAGAGCCAAAACCTTAACAATCTTCAAGGTTTCCAAAATCAAGACTTCAACAGGAATCAAAACTCCCAAACCACTGGATCCTTCTCTTCTCAAAACTTCCTCAATCAAGACTCCAATAGAGATTCATCATTCGCCACCGGACAGAATTTCCAAACGCAAGCGTTTAATGATGGACAATCTTTCCAAAATCAAGATTTCACCCAGTCTCAAGTATTCCAAGGGCAAAGCTTTGGAGACAACAATCAATCTGTAGGAGGAATCACTAGCGGTGGGTTGACATCTGGATCTAACTTTAACCAATTTTCATCTGGGGCAGTTTCCAATTTGAATAACTTTGGGTCTGAATCTAACAGATTTGGCAACTCAAGGTTCCAAAGTAACATCAATGAAAAGGGTATTGCAGTAGTGTTAGCTAGAAATGTTGATGTACTCAATAACTAATTCAACTCCGGTAACATACGTACCATGAGGACAGTTTCAACGTGATCTCTTAAATTTAATATATTGGATATTCCAGATAAAGGAAGTACTTGTTACTTGCTAATTTGGTAACGAATAAAATTATACACTACTATGATTTGTTTTATATCTAATACTCCTGTGATGATATTTCTTAGATAAAAGTGGAATGAAATCTTGGTAAATTCCGCTTAAATAATGGGTTTAAGTAaattatcattataagtattaCTGCATTTTCAATGTGTATCTATATGAGAGAAGTTACTAACTTAAAAACAAGTTTCCAGACAGCAGATTGCATAATTATTCTAAAGAGTTAATATCAAATATTCACTAAACTACTCTACCTAAATATAATGGCCAATTTAAGACCAAAAGCAAGACAATAAATGTGGAATTCACTTGTTCTATACTAATCTTAGAGTTAAAATATTGGATTACAGGAAATAAACTTTAAATCTCATAGTTTCTACCAATTCTCCTCACAGAAAAAAATCAAACTTTGtaagataaaacaataaaaaataatagaacatCTGTTAGTGATACTTATCCATTATACTTGTTTTTAATGTGATtattcaaaaaggaaaataactgggTTTGTTCTCATGTTCTTCTGTTATCTGATGCTCATACCTTCACAACAATACTTGAGATTTTGAAAGACTGAGACACTGAGCTAATATCTCTTCTATTGTGTGATATTGAGGGGCTACAGCTATCTCAGTAAGCATCTCCAGATTAATACAGAAATACAAGTTCTTGTACGGAgtcttctttcccaacgttatccctacattaagaggtccgTTTCCTGATGCGCCCTCGCCAATGCCTTACATcaacggcatcctcttccaccaaacctcttctctccatttcatccttGTACGAAGTATTGGTCTCATATTTCAAGAAGTTATTTACAGATTTTTCTTGACAGAACACAGTCAAAACCATACCATCTAATGACTAACCTGGGTCTGCACAATAAAAAATCAAGCTACAAAGCAATGTGACCTGTGTGATGAAATGTATTTTTCACAGATAAGTAAAAGTAAAGGATTTGCTAAGATATTCTAACTAAAAACACAAGCATGGCAAAATGAAAATGtgaaggatgccagagaacttcaaatcaatcaataaatcaatgaaAATGTGATTGAGCTGGAAAAGATGCATGAACACTATAGGAAGATACATAGCTATAGGGAAGTTCTTAACACTATGTAGCAAACAGGAAGGAGCATTCTTTAGGAATCAATGGCTACTTAATGGAAACTGTGGATGGTATCTAGTGATatctgggaataaaaaaaaaatactgaccaaAAAGTGAGGAATGCAAATTAATTCTTAAGCCTCGATCACAAACCAACATGCGTTCTGTGAATTTGTTCAGTTTATATGTTTTTAGATTGTGATGATCATAGGGTTTGAAAAAAATTTGCATCCTAGACTTGCAACTGCACTAAGGAGGGAGGCCAAAAGGTTGACATGTGAGGGACATGGGAGACGAGAATTGTTTTTGTCGTGCTATGAAATAATGGAGACGTACAGCGTTCCTACAAGTCGTACTTCTTAAGTGAGATGGAACTGCATCACACGCAGAGCAAATGGAATTACACTATACACATTTTATGAGACACGAGAAAGTACAGAGAAAGCACGTCATAAACATGTTAAGACTTCCAGGACCCTCGATTTGAACGTGCTGTCAACGCAATGTAGTGCACTTAGGGATCgacgatatatatgtgtatgtatgtatatatatatatatatatatatatatatatatatatatacatatatatataaatatatatataaaaaaataaactcaaaaaCTTATCATCTATTAGTTGCTACTCTTGCTTTCCAAACTTCCAAAACATCAGTATAGTTGGTGACCGATCAAGTTTTATGTGTGTTAATTTACTCCTTTTCCTTATTCAAAAGAAAGTATTTTGAGCACCAAAGATTCTTTTATTTACCCATAAGTAAGACAGATCAACCAAATTTCTTTAACAGGTCTTAATCACTTTATCCTTAAAAAGCAACAAATTTTCTGAAAGGTGAATAATTTTCACTCTGAACTGAAACTCTTCCTTTCACATCATACATCTACATGCAATCCCCAGGAACCAGATGATAATAGTGACCTGTATAGACGTGCCCTGATCAAGATTActagctagtacagtagtaacacaTCCACCTAGCATTCATATGTCAGCAGATTAATcccagctgtttactggggaggattcTGCTATGATTGGACACCACAGTGGGAGCCTAGGGGTTTATGCTTGCCCGGCTAATGTTCTGGTGGGCATCTCTTCAGATGATACTTGAACTGAAATAAGATGCCTTTACTTTTACTGTGTTAAAATGAAAGAAGACATTCCAGTGTAATCTAGTGACCTTTATGGATGTGTTCAGATAAGCTCATCTTGCTATTAATGATAAGAAAATACTATCCAGTATAAACTTGAATTTTCAACTTGTTCTTTCACATTCAAACTATATTATTACTGCCTTATCATTAGACGTAGTCCAATTAGCTTATATAAAATAGCCCAAATGAATTTAAAGGACTCCATTAAGTCGCAAGTAGCTGATTTTGAATTTTGGTAGCGTAAGGCTCTTTAAGTAGCGCAATTTGGCAACCCTAGTGTTGGAGATAGAACCGTAGTACTTCCAATGTGCTCGATTAAACCCATGCACCACATGCACGGCCACCTTGTACGAGAAGCATATGGGACATAGCTCCAGAGTCCAGAATGTGTACCTCCAATGCACATTTTGTTGCGACAGTTTTCTTCTCAAAGTCTCCCCCAAACATGCCTGACAAATCAGCTGCAGTCACCTTGCATCGAGGTTACAGGTCACTTGCATTTACTAAGTTGTGGACCATTTCATACAATTTGTTGTTCACGGTCAATAGCCGCGTACAGCGTTACGTTACGAGCACTTTGCTAGCTCCAAAAATGACAAAGAGCACTTGTGTCCCCATTACATCACAGGGTGCTTTTGGGCCGTAGACCAAGAGCTGGTTGTTTCACGGCCAGTTATGAGCAAGGCTTTTGGAATATGCTAAGTACCATGTTTGATATAATTGTCGAAAAAAGAGCCTGCCAAGGAGTCAGATTTGTTCTGTGGGCAATGGAAGGAAGTCAATTGCTGTCGAATTTACTGCTTTACACTGCTTTATTGTCTATTCCTTGCTTAACGAGCAGATTAAAAGGAACCAAGCAAAATAACATTGCAGAAAACAaaccctattatcattattattattattattattattattattattattattattattattactagccaagttacaaccctaattagaaaagcaagatgctataagcccaagggctccaacagggaaaaatagcccattgaggaggggaaacaaggaaataagtaaacgataaaagaagtaatgaaaaaataaaacagaatatttaagaaaaaacattaacattaaaacacataattcatatacagactataaaaagacttatgtcagtctgtttaacataaaaaacatgctgcaagtttgaacttttgaagttctactgattcaattacccgattaggaagatcattccaaacttagtcacagctggaacaaaacttctagaatactgtgtagtattgagcctcatgatagagaagggaatactattagaattaactgcatgcctagtgttacaaacaggatggaactgtctaggaaaatctgaatgtaaaggatagtcagaattataaaaaatcttatgcaacatgcataatgaactaattgaacgatggtgccaaaaagTCAAATTTctacaaaaaataacaatataacaatTGGCCTCTTATCACGATactattgaataaaaaagaaaactctacatcaaacTCAACCACTTAACCAAGTAGGAATTGCGACTAAAAGAATAATCCCTAATGTCAGCCAACTACTTGGCAAGATGGGCTTTAACACTGGAGCCAGCACCGCTATAAAAATGGCATATCACAAGACGTTGGTTCTCTTAAGTTTTCTTCCACTTGAAACAGACATATCTATTGACAAAGAGGAAGCCAAGATAGACATTGTATACGTGTCAGTAGGATAATGAGTTTACAACAATATCCTTCGAACAACTTCAA
Protein-coding regions in this window:
- the LOC137617293 gene encoding uncharacterized protein, which translates into the protein MKTNMLILFFGIVAWAAAAPQFNSDNQQPMPYSFAYGVNDGSTGDRKEHKETVSPSGVTEGEYRWLQPNGLYRVTRYTVDSTSGYRAVVSEEPGEEVGTYYRNSLEESESSQGSLSNFGNQQSFSSFQAGNQKFGDFQGATTSQGNQQSFNTFQAANQRFDNSRDRFTSQGNQQSLNNFQAGNQRFDNSRDRFTSQRNQQSFNSLQDGNQRFGSTGSSVSQGFSGSLNQNQGFGASQNQNQGITISQTQRLSDSQSFQNQPFTGIQTSQNAGFSTSQNAGISSQNQRFNAGLNREQTFQSQSFNNAQGSQNRGQAGTQEFQVQGFTQNIQNPSSNTNFNSQTQVSFGSQNNQGQGFSSRPSLQGQNVRFSDSQNFQSQNLNNLQGFQNQDFNRNQNSQTTGSFSSQNFLNQDSNRDSSFATGQNFQTQAFNDGQSFQNQDFTQSQVFQGQSFGDNNQSVGGITSGGLTSGSNFNQFSSGAVSNLNNFGSESNRFGNSRFQSNINEKGIAVVLARNVDVLNN